In Peptostreptococcus equinus, the DNA window TGCTCATCATCCCATATTGCTTTTACTAGTTCTTCTTTGTTTACAAATAAAACACCTTTTTCAATCTTCGTTTGATCACCAAATTGGATATCCTTTATGAAGATTTTGCCTACTTCAAGACGCATGGCTTACCTCCTAATAAATATTTATATTAAAATTTTTAATAAAACTTTTTTAACATAGTTTCTATATTTTCTATATTTGCATCATCCTTAGTTATTTCTTCAACTTTTTCTCCATCTTTGTAGATAGTCATTGTTGGAAGCCCAAGAACCTTCTGCTTTATTGCTAATCTTCTCGCTTTTGTAATATCCATTGAACAGAATTTTATCTTATCGCCATATTTGTCAGCTAATGCATGTACATCTGGCATTAAAGCTTTACAAGGTTCGCAACCCTGACTCCAAAAATCAACAAATATATATCCTTGACCTTCTAATACTTCACTTTCAAAATTGTCCTTTGTAAGTTCTAACATTTTGCAACCTCCTGAAAATTTTAATTTATGTGAATCCGTACAAATTTATAGTGAGTTAAGAACAAAGCGTAAACTTGTACGGA includes these proteins:
- the trxA gene encoding thioredoxin TrxA, which codes for MLELTKDNFESEVLEGQGYIFVDFWSQGCEPCKALMPDVHALADKYGDKIKFCSMDITKARRLAIKQKVLGLPTMTIYKDGEKVEEITKDDANIENIETMLKKFY